In a single window of the Daphnia carinata strain CSIRO-1 chromosome 4, CSIRO_AGI_Dcar_HiC_V3, whole genome shotgun sequence genome:
- the LOC130687640 gene encoding transcriptional enhancer factor TEF-1-like isoform X2, with the protein MAGELPLSPEDLSSDDEKDLASADAEGVWSPDIEQSFQEALAIYPPCGRRKIILSDEGKMYGRNELIARYIKLRTGKTRTRKQVSSHIQVLARRKLREIQSKIKNASKDEVLRLYGSVAQDQATKEKALQSMSSMSSAQIVSASALHNNKTGLSGLGLPAPVSYPPPFWQPGLQPGPSQDVKPFAQSHYAVGASPSTNNKSGNGTSNGGTGSAGSGGEMALLAPSATPNNNAPSSSSSASATTVATAAGLTPPAPPPPWEGRAIATHKLRLVEFSAFLEQQRDPDTYHKHLFVQIGGATSYSDPMLEAVDIRQIYDKFPEKKGGLKELFDKGPQNAFFLVKFWADLSTNINEDAGAFYAVTSQYESNENMTITCSTKVCSFGKQVVEKVETEYARFENGRFVYRIHRSPMCEYMINFIHKLKHLPEKYMMNSVLENFTILQVVTNRDTQETLQCVAYVFEVSTSEHGAQHHIYRLVKD; encoded by the exons TCTGGAGTCCCGATATTGAGCAGAGCTTCCAGGAAGCTTTGGCCATTTATCCGCCATGCGGCCGGCGGAAAATCATCCTCTCTGACGAAGGGAAGATGTACG gaCGTAATGAGTTAATTGCGCGCTACATCAAGTTACGGACGGGCAAGACGCGGACGAGAAAACAAGTCAGTTCGCACATCCAAGTCTTGGCCAGAAGGAAATTGCGCGAAATTCAATCGAAAATCAAg AATGCCTCCAAAGATGAAGTCCTCCGTCTCTACGGTTCTGTGGCCCAG gatcAAGCTACCAAGGAGAAAGCCTTGCAGAGCATGTCCAGTATGTCTAGTGCCCAAATCGTGTCGGCCAGCGCACTGCACAACAACAAGACAGGTCTTTCGGGACTAGGACTACCCGCCCCGGTCTCTTACCCGCCACCG TTTTGGCAGCCTGGTCTTCAACCCGGACCTTCTCAAGA TGTCAAGCCGTTCGCACAATCACACTACGCAGTTGGCGCCAGCCCGTCTACCAACAATAAATCGGGGAACGGCACGTCGAATGGTGGAACAGGCTCCGCCGGGAGCGGCGGCGAGATGGCCCTTTTGGCGCCGTCCGCCACACCCAACAACAACGCaccttcgtcttcttcgtcggCGTCGGCGACAACAGTGGCCACGGCGGCCGGTCTCACCCCTCCTGCTCCGCCTCCGCCATGGGAAGGACGGGCCATCGCCACCCACAAGTTGCGGCTGGTCGAATTCTCGGCCTTCCTCGAGCAGCAACGCGATCCCGATACG tatcacaaacatttgtttgttcaaaTCGGGGGCGCCACCAGTTACTCCGATCCCATGTTGGAG GCGGTCGACATCCGACAAATCTACGACAAGTTTCCCGAGAAGAAAGGCGGACTCAAGGAACTTTTTGATAAAGGTCCTCAGAACGCTTTCTTCTTGGTGAAATTCTGGGCTGATTTGAGCACCAACATCAACGAGGATGCAGGGGCCTTTTACGCCGTCACTTCCCA GTATGAAAGCAACGAGAACATGACAATCACGTGTTCTACCAAAGTGTGCTCGTTCGGCAAACAAGTCGTGGAGAAGGTGGAAACGGAGTACGCCCGCTTCGAGAACGGCCGCTTCGTCTACCGCATCCACCGGTCGCCCATGTGCGAGTACATGATCAACTTTATCCACAAGCTCAAGCACTTGCCCGAAAAGTACATGATGAACAGCGTTCTCGAGAACTTTACCATCTTGCAG GTGGTGACGAATCGGGACACGCAAGAGACGCTTCAGTGCGTGGCCTACGTCTTTGAAGTGTCCACGTCGGAGCACGGAGCCCAACACCATATCTACCGGTTGGTGAAAGACTGA
- the LOC130687652 gene encoding WD repeat domain phosphoinositide-interacting protein 4-like: protein MTSRGGEKVLSLKFNQDHSCFTCCTDAGVRIYNVEPLTEKAHYDTSEMGTILHCEMLHRTNLIAVVGGGPRPKFADNTILIYDDVLKKFVLDYTFTQPVVAVRLKRDRLIAVLRRQIHVFSFPNNSKKLFTLETRDNPKGLCQINSLISSEKQLLICLGHKLGSIQLVDLSVTELGISSAPQTISAHQGEVACLALNSQGTLVATASDKGTLIRVWDTMKRTLLVELRRGSDPATLYCINFSPDSEFLCCSSDKGTIHIFALKETHLNRRSSLKKMSFLGNYIESQWALANFTVPPECACICAFGSNKSSVVAICMDGTFHKYVFTPTGNCNRESFDVYLDVCEDDDF, encoded by the exons ATGACGTCCAGAGGTGGTGAGAAAGTTTTGAGCTTGAAATTCAATCAGGATCACA GCTGTTTTACTTGCTGCACTGATGCTGGTGTACGTATATACAACGTCGAACCCCTTACAGAGAAAGCACATTATG ACACCTCTGAAATGGGCACCATCCTCCATTGTGAGATGTTACACAGGACAAATTTGATTGCTGTGGTTGGTGGTGGTCCACGTCCAAAGTTTGCAGACAACACAATATTGATCTACGATGATGTGCTGAAAAAGTTTGTCCTTGACTACACTTTCACTCAACCAGTTGTAGCTGTTCGCCTTAAAAGAGACAG ATTGATAGCAGTACTAAGGAGGCAAATCcatgtattttcttttccaaataACTCAAAAAAACTTTTCACCCTGGAAACAAGGGACAATCCAAAGGGACTTTGTCAAATAAACTCTCTAATATCGTCAGAAAAACAGTTGCTAATATGTCTGGGTCATAAACTAGGAAGTATTCAACTAGTG GATCTGTCAGTCACTGAGTTAGGTATTTCTAGTGCCCCTCAAACTATTAGTGCTCATCAAGGGGAAGTGGCCTGCTTAGCTTTGAATTCGCAAGGCACTTTGGTTGCCACTGCATCGGACAAGGGTACTCTTATTCGCGTGTGGGATACAATGAAACGAACCCTTTTAGTCGAACTCAGACGCGGATCGGACCCTGCCACTTTGTATTG TATTAATTTTAGCCCTGATTCCGAATTTCTCTGTTGTTCCAGCGACAAAGGAACAATTCATATATTTGCCCTCAAAGAAACGCATCTTAATCGCCGTTCTTC GTTAAAGAAAATGAGCTTCCTAGGAAACTACATTGAATCGCAGTGGGCTCTAGCCAATTTCACGGTGCCACCCGAATGCGCATGCATTTGCGCATTTGGCAGCAATAAATCCAGCGTCGTAG CCATCTGTATGGACGGCACGTTCCATAAATACGTTTTTACACCAACTGGAAACTGCAATCGCGAGTCCTTCGATGTGTACCTGGATGTGTGTGAGGATGATGATTTCTGA
- the LOC130687666 gene encoding small integral membrane protein 20-like, whose amino-acid sequence MVLLKGWKYAAMVSSVIGVIGLAIYPIIVSPMINPEPYKKQQSVNRRGIKQEEVQPGNMKVWSDPFGRPKEAFEK is encoded by the exons atggttttgttaaAAGGTTGGAAATATGCTGCAATGGTCAGTTCAGTTATTGGCGTAATTGGTTTAGCGATCTATCCGATAATAGTCAGCCCTATGATAAATCCAGAGCCTTACA AGAAACAGCAATCAGTTAACAGGAGGGGAATAAAACAAGAGGAAGTTCAACCAGGAA ACATGAAAGTATGGTCAGATCCTTTCGGCAGGCCAAAAGAggcatttgaaaaataa
- the LOC130687642 gene encoding lachesin-like, whose protein sequence is MMSTDHHRLILFFSVIIISTCQGSRHHSRTTTNQQQPAIEDDGHQDALDNRLWTSKQLNDDEYSYPIGGHDFVLPRFAESVNNVTVVAGRDATLHCVVDNLQKFKVAWVRVDTHSILTIHNKVITRNYRIGLAQADGRNWDLKISNVAESDRGFYMCQINTDPMRYQEAYVEVVVPPDIIDSESSTDTIVREGSNVSLTCAASGHPQPHILWRREDGASITRGKLKSNSFDGEVLGLPRVSRLHIGAYLCIASNGVPPSVSKRIVLNVQFAPVLWIPNQLEGTVVGQQVSLVCQIEAFPIPIVYWTTENGEIIIDNSRFTMTVTLENEYKMTMTLNIRNLSTEFFGGYRCIVRNSLGETDGMIRLYEVPAVPRSSVDLDPPYDSEMDDSQSDNAQLKLREKNNQPSGSNGHEAGSVGGSIKAIIESTRIGSVSVGQPTDKSRNNGSASPNSSGVGLLFPFATHCLAVVVAIVVVLHRTLQMWA, encoded by the exons atgatgtCAACGGATCATCACCGTCTCATCTTATTCTTCTCCGTCATCATCATTAGCACCTGTCAAG GTTCTCGGCACCATTCGCGAACGACGACGAATCAGCAACAGCCCGCGATCGAAGACGACGGCCATCAGGACGCCCTTGACAATA GACTGTGGACTTCGAAGCAACTCAACGACGACGAATATTCGTATCCAATTGGTGGCCACGATTTTG TTCTGCCACGATTTGCCGAGTCTGTTAATAATGTTACGGTGGTAGCCGGGCGCGATGCCACGTTGCACTGCGTCGTTGACAATCTCCAAAAATTCAAG GTGGCATGGGTGCGAGTGGACACCCACTCTATACTGACCATCCACAACAAAGTCATCACAAGGAATTACAGGATAGGACTGGCGCAAGCAGATGGTCGCAATTGGGACTTGAAGATCAGCAACGTCGCCGAATCCGATAGAGGATTCTACATGTGCCAG ATCAACACAGACCCTATGCGCTACCAAGAAGCCTACGTCGAAGTAGTCG tgccTCCGGATATCATCGATAGTGAATCAAGCACGGATACGATAGTCCGTGAAGGATCTAACGTATCGCTGACGTGCGCAGCCAGTGGCCATCCGCAGCCCCACATTTTGTGGAGGCGTGAGGATGGCGCTTCCATCACCAGAGGCAAACTAAAGT CCAACTCTTTTGATGGCGAGGTCCTAGGTTTGCCGCGCGTTTCCCGGCTTCACATTGGAGCTTATCTGTGCATTGCTTCCAATGGTGTACCGCCATCGGTTTCAAAGCGCATAGTCCTCAATGTTCAAT TTGCCCCAGTTTTGTGGATTCCCAATCAACTGGAAGGCACTGTTGTTGGACAGCAAGTCTCACTTGTCTGCCAGATTGAAGCCTTCCCAATACCGATCGTTTACTGGACCACGGAAAACGGAGAAATCATCATAGATA ATTCTCGTTTCACGATGACGGTGACGCTGGAAAACGAATATAAAATGACCATGACTCTGAATATCCGCAATTTATCTACCGAATTTTTCGGCGGATATCGATGTATAGTGCGCAATTCACTAGGAGAAACGGACGGCATGATCCGGCTATATG AAGTTCCGGCTGTTCCGCGCTCGTCCGTCGATTTAGACCCTCCCTATGATTCGGAAATGGATGACTCACAATCGGACAATGCCCAGCTCAAACTTCGCG AGAAGAACAACCAACCATCGGGAAGCAACGGACACGAAGCCGGAAGCGTTGGTGGAAGCATTAAAGCTATCATAGAATCTACGCGGATAGGATCAGTCTCCGTTGGCCAGCCAACTGACAAGTCGCGCAACAATGGATCAGCATCGCCAAACTCCTCGGGCGTCGGGTTATTATTCCCATTTGCGACTCATTGTCTGGCCGTTGTTGTTGCGATTGTTGTTGTGCTGCACCGCACACTCCAAATGTGGGCATGA
- the LOC130687664 gene encoding uncharacterized protein LOC130687664: protein MDLQAQLLQQHKILDNSKAKDAQSLSLQAQLGEKNKLEWNSFQTVKEVFPNSNLTEHEDELALGEHIQIFSLPPDSVLNLNSVSAAQKEWLVISPCSEGSEQLWDRIWAENGCGTETKIWHKFNMKHGLEFNGGSNQVWKCYRMEESAYR, encoded by the exons atggacctgcaggctcaattattgcaacagcacaaaatattagataacagcaaagctaaggatg ctcaaagtttgagtctacaagctcagctaggggaaaagaacaaattggaatggaacagtttccaaacagtgaaggaggtttttccaaactcaaacctaactgaacatgaggatgaattggcattaggcgaacacattcag atattcagtctaccacctgacagtgtgttaaatttaaattctgttagtgctgcacaaaaagaatggttagtaataagcccatgcagtgaaggaagtgaacaattgtgggaccgtatttgggccgaaaatgggtgtggtacggaaaccaagatatggcacaagttcaacatgaaacatggattag aatttaatgggggatcaaatcaagtctggaagtgttacaggatggaagagtcagcctacagatga
- the LOC130687662 gene encoding uncharacterized protein LOC130687662: MDKIIQQKDDQIMDLQAQLLQQHKILDNSKAKDAQSLSLQAQLGEKNKLEWNSFQTVKEVFPNSNLTEHEDELALGEHIQIFSLPPDSVLNLNSVSAAQKEWLVISPCSEGSEQLWDRIWAENGCGTETKIWHKFNMKHGLEFNGGSNQVWKCYRMEESAYR; this comes from the exons atggataagataatacaacaaaaggatg atcaaattatggacctgcaggctcaattattgcaacagcacaaaatattagataacagcaaagctaaggatg ctcaaagtttgagtctacaagctcagctaggggaaaagaacaaattggaatggaacagtttccaaacagtgaaggaggtttttccaaactcaaacctaactgaacatgaggatgaattggcattaggcgaacacattcag atattcagtctaccacctgacagtgtgttaaatttaaattctgttagtgctgcacaaaaagaatggttagtaataagcccatgcagtgaaggaagtgaacaattgtgggaccgtatttgggccgaaaatgggtgtggtacggaaaccaagatatggcacaagttcaacatgaaacatggattag aatttaatgggggatcaaatcaagtctggaagtgttacaggatggaagagtcagcctacagatga
- the LOC130687634 gene encoding LOW QUALITY PROTEIN: exocyst complex component 1-like (The sequence of the model RefSeq protein was modified relative to this genomic sequence to represent the inferred CDS: inserted 1 base in 1 codon) — MAALRHSLQRELFTPGEERLVGLVHVTSVGKKKKAAPCFLCVAVTADQSIGAVIYKVKKTEKNNIYKKKSNWPLKELKLVDGIDGNKETAEFSLHFDKVYHWSASNVQERLLLFSILWKLCSKYLPKQSPMFNNIPPGITEDTVIPEASTALDHEVSGQMDGGIGEDDYQALTDREEKDLERLLSQSNNALSNAEKFMEQLAKDLSLLDGANIQSLMGSEAQVIQLLNLLEAAENEAASIESELDKYENILLQARVAMATVGEKNVSLETANRNNRLLLMELNNLVAQLDIPHAQQVTLNNPDLNSPTGLQNAILAAKSLQRAMNAELKPGIEKMVAVQDQRRQLEKWRAKFTPTVTRQLNNLFIHLSNDSGETSSQSSKSSSSSQTTVSLAKHGKLHSQLQMYAPLMHWLKATDHGCYEKLLEVYTTSICKLYERDLRQFFDEARSKVIGLRERKLRGSDSGSEVGARHSLSIKNPSGTSVTAASPSGTIQQPSQNLLGNERELWTVEVDIHERKRLEDLLECALAELEPVCLVEQEFCVAFFALDQGGNEGDESSSSNKSPERSINEEVRKMMSVLFAVLEPELVSFLATYEKVDSFSPLYVLVRLSQHVLSATDTGSFLSVTFGSSLVHVKRSFDRFFMTQLRSIEESRQPXKSKCGILPFISNFEEFSMIIENIFKNSERRVDVDKCYTRLVRAMFDVIPRIAVENSKTPADVIKMENYHRLHALLSQLKIAVLEAEKKEAKQRYQEALQLYVILYFGRPLEKLNIFFDGVQAKVSQGVKESEIGYQMAFSKQELRKVISIYPGREVKKGLESLYKKVEKHLSDEGNLLQVVWRAMQEEFIRQYKSLEDMIQRCYPGALITLDFSMSDILEYFSDIARSH, encoded by the exons ATGGCGGCACTTAGGCATAGCTTACAACGAGAATTGTTTACGCCTGGCGAAGAGAGACTTGTTGGTTTGGTTCATGTGACTAGTGtgggcaagaagaaaaaagcagctccttgttttttatgtgtagCTGTTACTGCAGATCAAAGTATTGGAGCTGTTATATACAAG GTGaagaaaacggagaaaaataatatttacaaaaagaaaagcaattgGCCCTTGAAAGAGCTGAAGCTTGTAGATGGCATTGATGGGAACAAG GAGACTGCTGAATTCAGCCTTCATTTTGACAAGGTTTATCACTGGTCAGCATCAAATGTTCAGGAAAGACTTCTATTATTTTCCATTCTGTGGAAACTATGTTCAAAGTATTTGCCGAAGCAAAGCCCAATGTTTAACAACATACCTCCAGGCATTACTGAAGATACTGTAATACCAGAAGCATCCACAGCACTAGACCATGAAG TCAGTGGCCAGATGGATGGAGGCATTGGTGAGGATGATTATCAGGCTCTTACTGATCGAGAAGAGAAGGATCTGGAACGGTTATTATCGCAGTCTAATAACGCCTTGAGCAACGCAGAAAAGTTTATGGAACAACTCGCTAAAGATTTGTCTTTACTTGATGGA GCCAACATTCAAAGTTTAATGGGTTCTGAAGCTCAAGTCATACAATTGTTGAACCTTCTTGAAGCGGCCGAAAATGAAGCTGCAAGTATTGAATCAGAATTGGACAAGTACGAAAACATTCTTCTCCAAGCTCGTGTAGCAATGGCAACAGTTGGTGAGAAAAACGTATCGTTGGAGACCGCCAATCGCAACAATCGTCTACTTCTTATGGAACTTaacaatttagtt GCACAGCTAGATATTCCACACGCCCAGCAGGTCACTTTGAACAATCCCGACTTGAACAGTCCCACTGGCCTTCAAAACGCTATATTAGCCGCCAAATCTCTTCAGCGTGCAATGAATGCTGAATTGAAGCCAG GAATAGAGAAAATGGTTGCCGTTCAAGACCAACGGCGACAATTAGAAAAATGGCGAGCAAAGTTTACGCCCACAGTTACCCGTCAATTGAATAATCTCTTTATTCACCTA AGCAATGATTCTGGAGAAACTAGCAGTCAAAGCTCTAAGAGTTCCAGCTCGTCCCAGACAACTGTTTCACTAGCCAAACACGGAAAACTACATTCTCAACTACAAATGTATGCACCTTTAATGCATTGGCTTAAAGCTACAGATCATGGCTGCTACGAGAAATTGCTTGAGGTTTACACCACTTCAATTTGCAAGTTGTATGAAAGAGATCTCCGCCAATTCTTTGATGAAGCTCGGTCGAAAGTGATTGGACTTCGCGAGAGAAAAC TGCGTGGAAGTGACTCTGGCTCAGAGGTTGGGGCCAGACATTCCCTATCCATAAAAAATCCATCCGGAACTAGTGTTACTGCAGCAAGCCCTAGTGGGACAATACAACAACCAAGTCAAAATTTGCTAGGCAATGAGAGAGAGCTTTGGACG GTGGAAGTCGATATCCATGAGAGGAAACGTCTTGAAGACCTACTCGAATGTGCTCTCGCGGAACTTGAACCAGTTTGTCTTGTAGAACAAGAATTTTGTGTTGCGTTCTTTGCTTTAGATCAAGGAGGCAACGAAGGGGATGAATCGTCATCAAGTAACAAATCTCCGGAACGTTCCATTAACGAGGAAGTACGAAAAATGATGAGTGTTTTATTTGCTGTTCTTGAACCGGAACTTGTCAGCTTTCTTGCGACATACGAGAAAGTTGATAGTTT TTCACCTTTATATGTTCTCGTGAGGCTGAGCCAGCACGTGTTGTCTGCAACTGATACTGGCTCTTTTCTCAGTGTTACGTTTGGCTCGTCATTAGTTCACGTGAAACGATCATTCGATCGATTTTTCATGACCCAACTTCGATCGATTGAAGAATCTAGACAGc aaaaatcaaaatgcggaattcttccttttatttcaaattttgaa gAGTTTTCTATGattattgaaaatatttttaagaaTTCCGAGCGACGTGTTGATGTTGACAAATGTTACACTCGTTTGGTGCGGGCTATGTTTGACGTTATTCCAAGAATTGCTGTTGAAAATTCTAAAACTCCCGCTGATGTGATTAAGATGG AAAATTATCATCGGTTACATGCTTTGTTATCACAATTAAAAATTGCTGTCCTCGAAGCGGAGAAGAAGGAGGCAAAGCAACGATATCAGGAAGCCCTTCAATTGTATGTTATCCTCTATTTTGGAAGGCCATTGGAGAAGCTGAAC ATATTTTTTGATGGTGTGCAAGCAAAAGTTTCACAAGGAGTTAAGGAGTCAGAAATTGGATACCAAATGGCGTTTAGTAAACAAGAGCTTCGGAAAGTAATTTCTATTTACCCAGGAAGAGAAGTTAAAAAAGGCCTCGAATCTCTGTacaaaaaagtagaaaaacaTCTCTCTGACGAAGGCAACTTGTTACAG GTTGTATGGCGTGCAATGCAAGAAGAATTCATTCGACAATATAAATCACTTGAAGACATGATTCAGCGTTGCTATCCCGGTGCCCTGATAACTTTGGATTTTTCCATGAGTGATATACTCGAATATTTTTCAGACATTGCCCGTTCCCACTAG